The Balearica regulorum gibbericeps isolate bBalReg1 chromosome 5, bBalReg1.pri, whole genome shotgun sequence genomic interval CACACTTAACAACTGCAACTGTTTTTGGAGTGCACACGTGATCATTTAATGTGGCTCATCTGGTGACAGGGAGCTTTGTAAGTGCATAGTAACTTCACCACTTCTAATTGACTATTCACAGTCAGAACAACGTGGCACAGTTTGCCACTCAATTTTACTAATATTCATGTCTGTAACGCTGAAGGGCTATACCCTATCTTAGTAGCTTTGCTAGTATAGTCTTGACTCATGGTATCAAAGTTAGAAACGGGGCTAGGCAGCAAATTCTGTCTGTTTATATGTTTAGTTTCCTAAAAATTCAGTTGTGGTATAGCCAGATACAAGCAAAACATGTAAtcagagtgggtttttttgactaTCTCAGTAATATTGCACTCTTTCAAGCACATGGATTTTCAATCAATTTTCACTCTAGTGCATTACACAACTGCTGCTTGGTCATTTACATCAATTACTCAAATCGTAGGTCTAACTCATCACAAATGGGCATTGCTATTACTACATTGATACACTACAGTCAGCATAAGCAGACTTACCATGCTGTCCTAACTGAAGCATGGCATAAAGAGGTTTCAGGGGAAATCGCCCTGCTGACCGATAAGCCTTTTGTACAGCCTGAGGCTCATGCTGATGTACAAACTAGTAGGTTCAATACCTTTATTATGCAATTTGATCACGCACTTGTTCTGTTCTCACTCCAAAAGCCCACCACAGCCTTGCTAGTTTTTGAGATATGAGAGATTACACTGACATAAAAATTCTAAAGGACTTCACTAGAAGTTATGGAAGGGGGGGCATAGTCTTCCAGATAGTGGCTTGATTAATAACCTCAGTTTTCCACAAAGTTTCTTGcagaaataggaagaaattctACAAGAATGCTCCATGACTTGATAATCGTCAATATACACAAGCTGCTACATAGCGAGTGTGGCAACCTTATGCCTAGCATGAAATCTGAGGCAGCTAAACAACCCTctttacagtttaaaaagtgCATCTTCGTGCCAGAAATTTAGAAGATAATCATTCATCTCCCTCAATGTATTCCTTTttgtaatttgaaataattcctCCTACCTAAGGAAAGATCATTTTTGAGTTTTATAATGCCAGGTATACTGAATAAACAGAGTCCTAAATTTCTCTTGAGGAGAAATAGCATAACTGTGTTACAGCCAGTATGACTTCTGAGAGGAAGGCAAATACAACAATGGAATCCAGACTTCTGGCTAGTTTgatgaatttttcttcaaaactgatATTCCTTGCCAGGGTGAATTTTACTGGCTCCATAACCAGAGTGAAGAAACTCACCAGTTCCATAAAACTTCATATGAATCTTTTACTTGACTTCTTTCTCAGCTTAGATTAAAAAAGTACAGTAATTCATACAAAATGCTGGGCTTGTGAAACTGCTTTGCAGTCTTTCATTGAAAAGTGGGCTTGTTTTCAGGGAGTCGTGGAAATGACTTCCCAGTTTCTGTATCTAACAGACACTTTTCTTTGCCATGTAACTTATCAATCAAAAGTTGCAATGGAGAAACATTTACTACAGCTTAACACAACAGCGGCTGAATACTCTGAAGGACCCttattttaatactgattttggacattaaaataaaagatagattttattggggaaaaaaccccacaacacaagAAGCACTGGCTACCCTTTTTCACAGTATCACTTGCAAGAAGCATATAGCAGAGAGCTTAAACAATCTGATGTGTTGCAATTGTAAATCTGTACTGTAGCCTATCATACAAATACGCCCTGTTCTTCTGTCTATTTTCTTCTTCGCTTTTAAATCAAAGAGGCTACTTTTCAGGCTGTGGAACGAAGCGATAATTCTTCAGAATAGTTGCAAAAGGCTACTTTAACAGATTTCCCCAGCCTCCATAGAAGGAAGCCTCATGTACTCACACATGTAGTCTACGTGATTTCTTTAAGATATCTTTGTGGGTTCCATTTcttgttaggaaaaaataaagagattgcATAGTTTACGTGGCATGAAATACACATTCAAACACAGCCTAAAACAGTGAGAAACTACTACAAGAGTCATTATCAAGGGAAACAGACTGATATCAAACAGCCAAAGACCTAGATGAGGCCCAGAaatgaacttttaatttttttcttaaaaaatagtCAAGCTAAGCAGGAAAGCACACACAGAGCTATCTAAAAATCCACTTACTGTTCTATCCCCCCCATCTCTGTGCTCTTACCATACCTCCTGACACCTTAACCCAACCTTCCtcatccccttccccagcattAACTCTCTCCCTCACCTCCTCAGTCTTGCAGCACTTACCTCCCAAGCATCTCCCCACTATCCCATAGATGTTCCTCAGGTAGAAAACTGACTCAGCAgacttttttaaacaatgtctACGCAGCTCAGCAATACTATCTGGTAGCAACAGAGTTAGTATAAGTTGATAGACAGTAACTGCAAAAAACTTCCATGCTTAGTAATCTTGCTATTAGTAAGAAGAACCCTAGGGCTACACAAGCTAGTACTAAAATTGATCCTAAAAGAAAGAGCACTGGCACTTAAAAActacaggaaaataattcacCTATGAGAAAGAAACCACATTTGTTCAATTTACTTTGATTACTATGTGGCGCCAGCATCAGCAGATCAATCAACAGATAAATAGATTCCAGTCTTACAGTAGAAGATCCTAAAGCATGTTCTGAGAGTGGGGAGGCTCTCAAATAATAATACAAAGTTTGGAATAGTAAGGGAGCTTCTTCACTACTGAGCATAGAAAAGGAACTACTATTTTTAAGGGCTATTGCAGTGTAACAATTTATTCCATGAATCATAACTGCCTCAGTTACCTTGTTTCTTTTGATTGTTTCTTAAATTCATCTCCCAATGCACTGTTATACAGAACTCTGCTAGTTCTTCAGATCAGGTTCTGTTTTGCCTTATATGCATCAACTGTGTCTCATCATGACTGGAGACTCCAAATGCAGTGGCAATACCtggaaatacataaatatattttttgcatgGATCATTTTATTACAGACATGTCAAACTGTATTCCCTTAATGAAAAAAGCCGATATTTAGACTTTTCATCCTAATTTGAGACAAAACCAAGTGCTGAAATATTCAGAGttttttgtaaaatggaaatCCCACTTTTCAGTCAGCTCTACAGAGACCCATTAGAACTCACAGGCCATCTCCCTTCACATGCAAGAGTATTCCAGATAGCATATTACTCAGTGGTTTTTTAATCTTGGTTAGATTTTCACGACCTGTTTTTGTTAGTTTCCTGGTGCTGCAAATGTgattatttgatttctttcaacTGAAACATTCACATGGATATAAACCCATATACTTTAtccaataaagaaaaagaacagacaTGTGAAAGATTTCTTGGGAAAAGTTTTGTGACATAAAGGgaaatttctcttctttatgACATGGAGTGTACGCACCTCCAAAAATATCCCTCACTAAAACAGAACGTGGGTCTGGAATTCaccaaaactgttttcttcctctatgCCACAGCATTTAATTCAAGCGATGTTGTATTAAACCTAACCGAGAGGCCAAAGCACATAATATGTAATCACATTCCAACCACTTGGTGTTTCTGTCACTTTTCCATTTAAGTAGTGTTAAGTAAAATGTCTCAGAGTGTTGCCCTCATTTCTTATTGTATGTAACTGAAAAATTTGCATGTTCCATCTTCTCTTTAATATATGTTAGTTTATAATATGTTTTGGAATATATAGGCATGGCAGATGATAGGTAAGTATGAATTTATGAATAACAAAAGCAATTCCATTGTTAAAAATGCAACAAATCTCTAGCCACCTGTAGCCAATTTTACGTTTATTACTCCAGAAATGGTtaacaaaaagcttaaaagagatttttcaggagaaaaacatgtcttttaAGGCATCATTATATTCACAGACATTGAGGGATTGCTACAAGCTCCTTCCACCAGAGGGGCCATAGAATTTCACTCTCATTCCTGGAATAATCCCCTTAACCTACAGGTGATCTAGACTATCAAGTCTGTAACCCCGtggttttttaaacagatgactaaaataagaaaatgggaTAAGAGCTCAGAAGCGAGCTCTGTTTTCTTGAGAGTACTTGAGAAAGACTTTTCACCTACATTAGTTTGAAGTCTGGTGTAACTCAGAGGCTACAAGAGTTGTGTCCCCTACTATCTGAGCTAAGGAATATTCGCTGCTGAGAGTTTATTGCACACTCACTCCATCACCCCAAAATGCAGGTCATTTAGATAACAAACTCAGGGGAAACCATTTCCAGCACTAAGATGTATGGAAGAAAACATGTGTTCTGCATAAAAGGAAGAGTATTGTGGTTTGCCCTACAGTATTCTAGCTCACAGCATTATAGTTTAGTTTCTGTTGCTGGTTCCTGCCATAAATTCCAGTCAAACCTCATTTACTCTGCCAGGTGTTGATCTTGCCTTTCAGAAAGCCCTTCCCGATGGCGCTGGGGGCTCACCAGGCCTCTCTGCTGCCTCCATACCCGCTCCGTGGCCAGGATTATGCCACGGGGCTTGTGAGCTCCCTGAAGAGCACTCAGCAGCTCCCAACACTACCAGCGCCCTGACTGCTTTCCCGCCACTGCCTCACGCCCTCAGGAGCAGGGCATCAGGGGGcacctgcagaagctgctggaagctgggCCAGCCTGCTCCCTTCCACACTGTCAGGGGACGCTGAGCATGGCATGTCTGTTGTGGGGACAAGGATGGAGGGAAAGGAGATGAGGATGGAGGGAAAGGACCCATCTCCCAGCTTAACAGAAGCCTTTGAGGCAGCGGACATGAGGAAAATGCCAGGGAATGGTTGGTCCAATGAGTAGGCTGCACCCTGCAAGCTACAGGTAATACCTCTAGCCTGCCATGTAAAATTGTCCTTCAGCTGGCAGAGGcgggagagggagaaggggtCGCCTCTCTTTGCTACAGAGGGGAGAGGTTACAGCAGGTTTCCACCATGCTGTCTGGGGGCATCTGTGTGAGAAACCCTGGCTGCGACAGCGCCCAGAAGGGCAGGGAAGGTGTTAGCCATTACCTCAGCAGGCAGCCAGAGGCCTGCTGTGGGTacccgggggtggggggggaaccGCTAGTGAGCTACAAAGCCATTATTTGGTAGGTCAGTGGGGCGAGCCCAGCCGTGTGGGCTGAGCAGGGTTCGGCCCGGGCAGGgtgctgagctgcaggcagtgctgagGAGCCAACCTGGCTCCACGCTAAGCGCGGCCACGGCCACCTTCCAGGGACAGGGCATACCACAGAAATGGGGAAACACCCCAGAGTGCGGGACATGGGATGTTTGCTCttgaagagttttattttttttacgGAGCATTTAGGAATAGTATTCTAAGTCTTATTCTAAGCCTCTTAGCTGttgtttgctgtggtttttttaactacttAATCCTGCTCggtttttaatgctttaattcGGCTCAACTTCCCCCTCCCAACCTTCGCTGAAGGATTAGAGACAAATGACTGCCTCAGGAGAATGGTTAAAGGCTCCTTTAACGGAAGATCAGTCCGTATCGGATTGACGTCAGATTCAGCCAATAGAGTTACAAATCCCCGCCCTCTCCGGTTCGGACTGGCTGAGGTTCCCAGAGGGAGGCGGGACTTCTGCTCAAATCGGTGGCGCCAAGGCCGCAGCTGGCTGCTATGGAggccgtgctggagcaggtggagcaGCTGCCCGCGCTCCTGGCCGTTTCCCGCTCCACGATGGTGCGGGATTGGGACTCCCTAACCCTGGACAGGGCTCTAGAGTGGGCCCGGTACTTCCAGCATCTCCACGGCCGCTTTCGTACTCGGCCTCGGCTCCGGGAGGCCCTGgggcggcggctgcggcggggTCAGCCGAGTCATCTGCTCGGCTTCCCCCACTTGGGCCGCTGCCCGCAGCTGCTGGGCCTAGCGCTGCTGGAGAACCGCGCTTTGCCGCCCGTTGCCTGCCGCCGCCTGAttcacagcctgctgcagccttcCGGCGCGGAGGCCGGCCCCGAGCCCCACAGCCTGGCGCTCCTCGCCCGCCGGAAGGCCGCCTCCCGCCTCCTGGCGCTGCCCCGCGGCCTGCCGCGGCCTCCGAAGGAGCTGGAGCCGCAGGTGCAAGCGGAGgcgcagctgctgctgagccgGCTGCAGGAAGAGGGGCAGGAGACTGAGCCGGCCGCGGGGCGGCTGCGCTGGCTGTCGGGTGTCCTGGAGCAGCTCCCCCAGTCCCGGGCCTTCGAGGTGGTGGCgggggctctgctgctgctgaggcaggAGAGTGGCGCTGAGCAGGCCGGAGGCACGGGTCGGGATGGGAACAGCCTGGATGGAAACCAGGCGAGTGGAGCAGGAGACGAATGTGTTGCTGGGcccctgctttcctggctgCTGGGCGACGTGGGGCggttttctgccttctgccttttcctcccagGCTCCCTTCTTGCCTCCCTGGCTGGCCACTATTCCCAGTTCAGCAGATCTTATTTGGAACTCTTAACTGGCTGGGGAAGCCACTTATTCTATGACCCCTTGCAGGGACGGTGGGTTAAAAGTTGTCTTGACAAAGCTGAATTGTCTTGGGAGGAGCTGAGGGAGCGCTTCAGCTGCCTCTGTCAGGGATCTGCACCACTCAGGGGACAGACCCAAGCTGCTCTGAAACTCTTGAAGGCACAAGATGGAGACTTCAAAGCCTGTGGCTTAAGTGTGTGGACTGACTTACTGATGGAAATAGAGGAGTATCTGAGGAAAGAAGCAGAACGCTAATGTGTGAATGCAAAAGCAATGTGGAACCTCTTGAAATGCAGCAAATTTGCTTCACTATGTTTGATATGAAATCTCACTTTGGGTTGAAAACCAAGCATTGATGTGACTGCTGAGGACAGTGTTTCTGATTGCATGTGATGTCTTGGGGGGGCCTGGTGCTTTCTTGTAATTACACTGTTAATTCAGGTCATGGCAGGAAATGTTGTCCTTTTTGGTACTTGTTGCTCACctaataaaatgaagaaaatactttgtttcaaatgtaaaataaagttttctgtttagaaaatattacGGTTCAGATATGGTCATGGTAGTTGTATCTCTAATAGTTGGAGGCTGACTAAAAGCTCAAAGGGAAGGTGGAGTTTCAAATGTGAAAACTCCAAATTCAAGGTTAATTTAGTAGCGGTTGTCTTCATTGGGCTTTCTGCTCTGGTGGCCACTTTAATGCTTCTATAGCTCTTGCACATGACTTAGCCCCTGGGTCTAAGTGATGGTGAGAGGAAGCCAACTGGAAAGCTTATTGAAAAGTTCTAAAACTGGAAGGCTTTATTAGTTGCTCTATGATATGATAATATGTGAGTATTTCCTAAGAAAACTACAGTAAAATGTAGGGTGttctgtgtggttttctttgcttttccataataattacataatttttgttctgtggaacAGAATAGTGAGTGGACAGCAAACTGTTTTATTAGATGAcgaatttttttcttcattcttttgtgTTCAATCTATttctgtggggggaaaaaattgttcagGGTTGTTTCTATCTTATCACTGTCATTTAAAATGAGTATTATAATGCAGAGGTAACATGTTCATGTATATTTAGCTCTGTAAGCTAGTATTACCAAAGCAAACAGTGTGATAAGAGAATAGTTGAGGAAGGTGGGGGGAGATGTATGTGAATGCTGTAAAAGACATCTTCATTGATCTTTTGTGTGGACTACCTGTCAAAGAGTTCCTGTAGCCCATATTCTTATAGATTCAAGATCAGTTGAGCCAACTCTCTCTTCTAAGTCTCCTAAGTCCCTTTAGGAAGGGTTAGAAagtgctttgcttctgcttataagcttaaaaaagcaaacaggataTTAAACAGTGTAAACGGGATTGGAGCTATTCAGAATAATagtctgtattaaaaaataaagtagtgtATACAACTATGGCAGACGTTTCTATACCACAAAACCAGAGGGGGAGGCATCTCatgattttgaaatggaaacaattAGTACAAGGGGATGAATGTTCTTTATCTGGGAAGAGAAATAATGCCTATTTTAGCTTGTATGGAAATAATTAAGGACATAGCTAAGTTCTTATTCTTCCCCCTCTTCTAAAATGAGAGAGATAGTCAAGGGTAGCACACTTTAAATAGTTAGAAGGCCACACTGCTAATCTCCTATCAAAAATATGACTGTTTTCTTTGGATTCCTTGCTACGCTGTGTCAGTGAGGCCATAAAGTTATGGAGATCTGCAGATGACTATATTCCAAAAGCTACAGCTGTGGCAGTTGTCTTATTCTTTCTTAAGCAGGGTTGTCCCATCTTCTGGAACTTGTGGTGGCGGTCAGTCTTAAGAGAGCACAGTGTCTGTGGACCTCAGGACTGAGTCAGTATTTCTGTGGTATCGAAAGGAATATGAACACTGTAAGTGTTTAA includes:
- the FANCF gene encoding Fanconi anemia group F protein, giving the protein MEAVLEQVEQLPALLAVSRSTMVRDWDSLTLDRALEWARYFQHLHGRFRTRPRLREALGRRLRRGQPSHLLGFPHLGRCPQLLGLALLENRALPPVACRRLIHSLLQPSGAEAGPEPHSLALLARRKAASRLLALPRGLPRPPKELEPQVQAEAQLLLSRLQEEGQETEPAAGRLRWLSGVLEQLPQSRAFEVVAGALLLLRQESGAEQAGGTGRDGNSLDGNQASGAGDECVAGPLLSWLLGDVGRFSAFCLFLPGSLLASLAGHYSQFSRSYLELLTGWGSHLFYDPLQGRWVKSCLDKAELSWEELRERFSCLCQGSAPLRGQTQAALKLLKAQDGDFKACGLSVWTDLLMEIEEYLRKEAER